From Methylocystis sp. ATCC 49242, one genomic window encodes:
- a CDS encoding bacterioferritin-associated ferredoxin has product MIVCSCNVLSDRDVRDSLGGRGDRPTVGAVFRHMGCEAKCGRCVRSIVAIVDQHAASRLDECAGSGDCDSCRADDLAA; this is encoded by the coding sequence ATGATCGTCTGTTCCTGCAACGTCCTGTCCGACCGCGACGTCCGAGATTCCCTTGGCGGGAGGGGCGACCGCCCGACCGTCGGGGCTGTCTTCCGGCACATGGGTTGCGAGGCGAAATGCGGGCGTTGCGTGCGCAGCATCGTCGCCATCGTCGACCAGCATGCCGCATCGAGACTGGACGAATGCGCGGGAAGCGGCGATTGTGACAGCTGCCGCGCCGACGATCTCGCGGCGTAA
- the bfr gene encoding bacterioferritin translates to MRGDAKVIEYLNRGLRAELTAVNQYWLHYRIFDNWGFLELAKKWREESIEEMRHADHFAKRILFLEGFPNMQVLDPLRIGQTVEEIIKCDLATELDARAMYIEAAAYCLSINDRVSEELFKDIIKSEEGHIDFLETQLELIKQLGVQLYSQKHVGGLDS, encoded by the coding sequence ATGCGCGGTGACGCAAAGGTCATCGAATATCTCAATCGCGGGTTGCGCGCCGAGCTGACGGCGGTCAACCAGTATTGGCTGCATTATCGCATTTTCGACAATTGGGGCTTTCTCGAACTCGCCAAGAAATGGCGCGAGGAGTCCATCGAGGAGATGCGCCATGCGGACCACTTCGCAAAACGCATCCTGTTCCTCGAAGGTTTCCCCAATATGCAAGTGCTCGATCCGCTGCGCATCGGCCAGACGGTCGAGGAGATCATCAAATGCGATCTCGCGACGGAGCTGGACGCCCGCGCCATGTATATCGAAGCCGCGGCCTACTGCCTCTCGATCAACGACCGCGTGTCGGAGGAGCTGTTCAAGGACATCATCAAGAGCGAGGAGGGCCACATCGACTTCCTCGAGACGCAGCTCGAGCTGATCAAGCAGCTCGGTGTGCAGCTCTATTCGCAGAAGCACGTCGGCGGGCTGGACTCCTGA
- a CDS encoding MFS transporter: protein MAKVKDDAERRLSMLAAAISAIGGVQVAFFPIWFGARGLGGGEIATLLAAAPAARIVSNLAGTHFGDRRGDYGRLILLHLLGVALIFIAMDFAYGFLALFAGHTALCFVQGPIGPLNDGLVLDEARRRREAGLPALRLARVRAWAAGAVLVFMLGAGPVARAMPDDALILIMAAISVFSLVTSFFLLRGFEAGRPREPARPIDDPTPLRRPGLLALIIACAALVHGSHGFITVFGSLQWAAKGFDATFISIAWSAAAFSEVAFFLSATRWFGGERHAAPLMAAGAAGAVLRWALLASDPGPAGIIAALLMQPFSGAALTLGPAYLIAELGGKAYTARVHGWLAAANGVTLSASLYFSGPLNAAFGVQGYLAMAAMAGAGLLLSLPVAAAVRNGVIKDERRTTPVARPALVNERDPTA, encoded by the coding sequence ATGGCCAAGGTCAAGGATGACGCCGAGCGGCGGCTGTCGATGCTCGCCGCCGCCATTTCGGCGATCGGCGGGGTGCAGGTCGCATTTTTTCCGATCTGGTTCGGGGCGCGCGGCCTCGGCGGCGGGGAAATCGCGACGCTGCTCGCCGCCGCGCCGGCCGCGCGCATCGTGTCCAATCTCGCGGGAACCCATTTCGGCGATCGCCGCGGCGATTATGGGCGGCTGATCCTTCTGCATCTCCTTGGCGTCGCGCTGATCTTCATCGCCATGGATTTCGCCTATGGCTTCCTCGCCCTTTTCGCCGGCCACACGGCTTTGTGCTTCGTGCAGGGGCCGATCGGACCGCTCAATGACGGCCTCGTGCTCGACGAAGCGCGGCGGCGACGCGAGGCGGGTTTGCCGGCCCTGCGGCTCGCGCGGGTGCGCGCATGGGCGGCTGGCGCCGTGCTGGTCTTCATGCTCGGGGCCGGGCCCGTCGCACGCGCCATGCCCGACGACGCGCTGATCCTGATCATGGCGGCGATCTCGGTCTTTTCGCTCGTCACGAGCTTTTTCCTGCTGCGGGGCTTCGAGGCTGGCCGGCCGCGAGAGCCCGCCCGGCCCATCGACGACCCGACGCCGCTGCGTCGTCCCGGGCTCCTCGCCCTGATCATCGCCTGCGCCGCGCTGGTCCACGGCAGTCACGGATTCATCACCGTCTTCGGTTCGCTGCAATGGGCGGCGAAAGGGTTCGACGCCACTTTCATCTCCATCGCCTGGAGCGCCGCCGCCTTCTCCGAAGTGGCGTTCTTTCTTTCGGCCACCCGCTGGTTCGGCGGCGAAAGGCACGCGGCGCCGCTGATGGCGGCGGGGGCCGCCGGCGCAGTGCTGCGCTGGGCGCTGCTCGCGAGCGACCCTGGCCCGGCCGGGATCATCGCGGCGCTGCTGATGCAGCCATTCTCGGGCGCGGCGCTGACGCTCGGGCCCGCCTATCTGATCGCGGAGCTGGGCGGCAAGGCCTATACGGCGCGGGTGCATGGCTGGCTCGCGGCCGCCAATGGCGTGACGCTGAGCGCCTCTCTCTATTTCTCCGGGCCGTTGAACGCCGCTTTCGGCGTGCAGGGTTATCTTGCCATGGCCGCGATGGCGGGCGCGGGACTGTTGCTGTCCCTTCCTGTCGCGGCGGCGGTGCGCAATGGCGTCATAAAAGACGAAAGGCGAACGACGCCGGTCGCCCGCCCTGCTCTCGTGAATGAAAGAGATCCCACCGCCTGA
- a CDS encoding helix-turn-helix domain-containing protein, whose amino-acid sequence MGVEGRDKQKILEAGALALSGQLGATVQRLRKAYNLSLSELSQQSGVAKSIISQIERNETNPTLATIWRLAQALDVSIERVLQTTEDEPFLEKVTKADTPILLSDDGKCRLAIIGWIKTVEWLQCYEFSADPGGVLESDAHQRGSVESLSVREGELEVEVAGVKETVKAGETLRYRCDRPHVIRNLGATPAQAMMVCILKAAVME is encoded by the coding sequence ATGGGCGTCGAAGGTCGCGACAAGCAGAAAATCCTCGAGGCCGGAGCTCTGGCGCTTTCCGGCCAGCTCGGCGCGACCGTTCAGCGGCTGCGCAAGGCCTATAATCTCTCGCTTTCAGAGCTCTCGCAGCAGTCTGGGGTCGCCAAATCGATCATCAGCCAGATCGAGCGCAACGAGACCAATCCGACGCTCGCGACCATCTGGCGCCTGGCGCAGGCCCTCGACGTCTCGATCGAGCGCGTGTTGCAGACGACCGAGGACGAGCCCTTTCTGGAAAAGGTCACAAAGGCCGACACGCCGATCCTGCTGTCGGACGACGGAAAGTGCCGGCTCGCTATCATAGGCTGGATCAAGACGGTCGAATGGCTGCAATGCTACGAATTCTCGGCCGATCCCGGCGGCGTGCTCGAGTCGGACGCCCATCAGCGCGGCTCGGTCGAGAGCCTCTCCGTGCGCGAAGGCGAACTCGAGGTCGAGGTCGCAGGCGTTAAGGAAACCGTGAAGGCGGGCGAGACGCTGCGCTACCGCTGCGACCGGCCCCATGTGATCAGAAATCTCGGCGCGACGCCCGCGCAGGCCATGATGGTGTGCATTCTTAAGGCCGCCGTGATGGAATAG
- a CDS encoding UDP-2,3-diacylglucosamine diphosphatase, translated as MPETNSTEFMTDDMTDIAARRYRTIFLSDLHLGARGAQAHLLLDFLKHNDADQIYLVGDIVDGWKLKNGWYWPQAHNDVVQKLLRKARKGVRVIYVPGNHDEFARDYAGLTFGGVEVIEEAVHETADGKKMLVIHGDQFDIVVRNARWLAFLGDWAYDLAIVANTWLNRARRLFGVGYWSLSAWAKMKVKNAVNFIGDFEKTLAAEAGRRGVDGVICGHIHHATIKTIEGVLYLNTGDFVESCTAIVEHDGGGFEIIHWRTTAAEREAALAARRVKALPPPRAAAA; from the coding sequence ATGCCCGAAACGAACTCAACGGAATTCATGACGGACGATATGACGGATATTGCCGCCAGGCGGTATCGCACGATTTTCCTTTCCGACCTGCATCTGGGAGCGCGCGGCGCGCAGGCCCACCTTCTCCTGGATTTCCTCAAGCACAATGACGCCGATCAGATCTATCTCGTCGGCGACATCGTGGACGGCTGGAAACTGAAGAACGGCTGGTACTGGCCGCAGGCGCACAATGACGTGGTGCAGAAGCTGCTGCGCAAGGCGCGCAAGGGCGTCCGCGTGATCTACGTGCCCGGCAACCACGACGAATTCGCCCGCGACTATGCGGGTTTGACTTTCGGCGGCGTCGAGGTGATCGAGGAAGCGGTCCACGAAACCGCCGACGGGAAGAAAATGCTCGTCATCCATGGCGACCAGTTCGACATCGTCGTGCGCAACGCCCGCTGGCTCGCCTTCCTCGGCGACTGGGCCTATGACCTCGCCATCGTCGCCAACACCTGGCTCAACCGCGCGCGCCGCCTGTTCGGCGTCGGCTACTGGTCGCTCTCCGCCTGGGCCAAGATGAAAGTGAAGAACGCGGTCAATTTCATCGGCGACTTCGAGAAGACATTGGCCGCCGAGGCCGGGCGCCGCGGAGTTGACGGCGTGATCTGCGGCCATATCCACCATGCGACGATCAAGACGATCGAGGGCGTGCTTTATCTCAACACCGGCGATTTCGTGGAAAGCTGCACGGCGATCGTCGAACATGACGGCGGCGGCTTCGAAATCATTCATTGGCGGACCACGGCCGCGGAGCGCGAGGCTGCGCTCGCGGCGAGGAGAGTGAAGGCGTTGCCGCCGCCTCGGGCGGCGGCGGCCTGA
- a CDS encoding glycosyltransferase family 1 protein — protein MRILVATDAWRPQVNGVVRSLESLSQSARALGAEIDFLTPRDFMAFPMPSYPEISLALATPRAVRRRLASGYDHVHIATEGPIGLATRAVCLRDGRCFTTSFHTRFPEYIHARSRLPVGLSYAALRRFHNAGAGVMVSTPSLARELDGRGFRRLLRWSRGVDHGVFSPRAATALDFPRPIFLYAGRLAVEKNIEAFLALDLPGTKLVAGDGPARASLEARFPDGHFLGLKNSRELAALYASSDVFVFPSRTDTFGMVLLEAMACGLPVAAYPVMGPLDVVGASGAGALDEDLRAAALAARDIPRAAARAHALSFTWENCARQFLDNIAYARGAASLGGVGVEALRNSGEERHPVDKRQPIQP, from the coding sequence ATGCGCATTCTCGTCGCGACGGACGCCTGGCGCCCGCAGGTCAATGGCGTCGTGCGCTCGCTGGAGTCGCTGTCCCAATCGGCGCGGGCGCTCGGCGCGGAGATCGACTTTCTGACGCCGCGCGACTTCATGGCTTTTCCGATGCCCAGCTATCCGGAGATTTCGCTGGCGCTGGCGACGCCCCGCGCCGTGCGGCGACGGCTGGCGAGCGGTTACGATCATGTGCATATCGCCACGGAAGGGCCGATCGGGCTCGCGACGCGCGCCGTCTGCCTGCGCGACGGAAGGTGCTTTACGACGAGCTTCCACACGCGCTTCCCCGAATACATCCACGCCCGTTCCAGACTTCCGGTCGGCCTGTCCTACGCCGCCTTGCGCCGCTTCCACAACGCCGGCGCGGGGGTGATGGTGTCCACGCCGAGCCTCGCCCGCGAACTCGACGGACGGGGCTTCCGCCGCCTGCTGCGCTGGTCGCGCGGCGTAGACCATGGGGTGTTCTCTCCCCGCGCGGCGACGGCCCTCGATTTTCCGCGGCCGATCTTCCTCTACGCCGGCCGCCTCGCGGTGGAGAAAAACATCGAGGCGTTTCTCGCGCTCGATCTGCCCGGAACGAAGCTCGTCGCCGGCGACGGCCCGGCCCGGGCTTCGCTCGAAGCGCGCTTCCCCGACGGGCATTTTCTGGGCCTGAAGAACAGCCGTGAACTCGCGGCGCTTTACGCGTCATCCGACGTCTTCGTCTTCCCCAGCCGCACCGATACTTTTGGCATGGTGCTGCTCGAGGCGATGGCCTGCGGCCTGCCGGTGGCCGCCTATCCCGTGATGGGGCCGCTCGACGTCGTCGGCGCGAGCGGCGCCGGCGCGCTGGACGAGGATTTGCGCGCGGCGGCGCTCGCGGCGCGCGACATTCCACGCGCCGCTGCGCGCGCCCATGCGCTGAGCTTCACCTGGGAGAATTGCGCGCGTCAGTTTCTCGACAATATCGCCTATGCGCGCGGCGCCGCCTCCCTCGGGGGAGTCGGCGTCGAGGCACTGCGCAATTCAGGCGAAGAGCGACATCCGGTCGACAAGCGGCAGCCGATCCAGCCATAA
- a CDS encoding molybdopterin-synthase adenylyltransferase MoeB, with protein sequence MSLTSEEIERYARHLVLREVGGPGQQKLKRARALVVGAGGLGAPLLQYLAAAGVGTIGIVDDDVVSLSNLQRQVIHATDAVGRPKVESAQEAIARLNPHVAVEKHALRLNDDNARGLIAQYDIVADGSDNFATRYLVSDACFHEKKPLVTAAVGGFDASLTTLRPFETAPDGRPNPTYRCLFPEPPPPGTVPSCEEAGILGALTGVVGAMMALEVVREIVGFGEGLVGRLLLIDTRAMRFETLRYAYDPDNPLSGVTSQR encoded by the coding sequence ATGAGCCTTACCAGCGAGGAGATCGAACGCTACGCCCGACATCTGGTGCTGCGCGAGGTCGGCGGTCCCGGCCAGCAGAAACTGAAGCGCGCCCGCGCGCTCGTCGTCGGCGCCGGCGGGTTGGGGGCGCCGCTGCTGCAATATCTCGCCGCCGCCGGGGTGGGGACCATCGGGATCGTCGACGACGACGTCGTCTCACTCTCCAATCTGCAGCGGCAGGTGATTCATGCGACCGACGCCGTCGGGCGGCCCAAGGTCGAGAGCGCGCAGGAGGCCATCGCGCGCCTCAATCCGCATGTCGCGGTCGAGAAACATGCGCTGCGGCTGAACGACGACAACGCCCGCGGGCTCATTGCGCAATATGACATCGTCGCCGACGGCTCCGACAATTTCGCCACGCGATATCTGGTCTCGGACGCCTGCTTTCATGAAAAAAAGCCGCTGGTGACGGCGGCGGTGGGGGGCTTCGACGCCTCGCTCACCACGCTGCGGCCATTCGAGACGGCCCCCGACGGTCGGCCGAACCCGACCTATCGCTGCCTGTTTCCCGAGCCGCCGCCGCCGGGAACCGTCCCGAGCTGCGAGGAGGCGGGAATTCTCGGCGCGCTGACCGGGGTCGTCGGGGCCATGATGGCGCTCGAAGTCGTGCGCGAGATCGTCGGCTTCGGCGAGGGCCTCGTCGGCCGCCTCCTGCTGATCGACACGCGGGCAATGCGTTTCGAGACGCTGCGCTACGCCTACGACCCCGACAATCCGCTCTCGGGCGTCACTTCGCAGCGATGA
- a CDS encoding RidA family protein: MSDIRRIGAGPRMSKAVVRGNAVYTAGQVAEKTKGGSVADQTREILALIDELLAEAGSEKAKILSATIYLSDISTFAEMNSVWDVWVDKQNPPARATVEAKLVTPDYKVEIAVIAAK; encoded by the coding sequence ATGAGCGATATCAGGCGAATCGGCGCGGGTCCGCGCATGAGCAAGGCGGTCGTGCGCGGCAACGCGGTCTATACGGCGGGCCAGGTGGCGGAAAAGACCAAGGGCGGCTCCGTCGCCGATCAGACCCGCGAAATTCTCGCGCTGATCGACGAGTTGCTGGCCGAAGCCGGCAGCGAGAAGGCGAAAATCCTCTCGGCGACCATCTATCTCTCCGACATCTCGACCTTCGCCGAGATGAACAGCGTCTGGGACGTCTGGGTCGACAAGCAGAACCCGCCGGCCCGCGCGACGGTCGAGGCGAAGCTCGTCACGCCCGACTACAAGGTCGAGATCGCCGTCATCGCTGCGAAGTGA
- a CDS encoding DUF2312 domain-containing protein gives MSEVDSGHLKALIERVEKLEEEKRALGDDIRDVYGEAKGAGYDPKVMRKIVSLRRQDRAKRDEEAEILDLYLSALGMA, from the coding sequence ATGAGCGAAGTGGACAGCGGCCATCTGAAGGCGCTGATCGAGCGGGTCGAAAAGCTCGAAGAAGAGAAGCGGGCGCTCGGCGACGACATCAGGGACGTCTACGGCGAGGCCAAGGGCGCGGGTTATGACCCAAAGGTGATGCGAAAGATTGTCTCCCTGCGGCGGCAGGACCGGGCCAAGCGCGACGAGGAGGCGGAAATTCTGGACCTCTACCTCTCCGCGCTGGGGATGGCGTAG
- a CDS encoding phage late control D family protein, whose amino-acid sequence MRRRPVLQIVNGSGKNILPGLAGLWISARVTEQAGGESDTAEIVMVGPPGRFGLPGRGDEFTILGGWEDEGPVEQGRFTVQKIVCAGDAESGDTITIQLRAADYVDKLKAHASKHYDDKTYGDIVEDIAKKVGLKAQVDQDVAKVKIPYWLRWRQSHIDCLTELSEHVGAICKPAGGKLIAVKRGSGKSASGKELTPITIRRAECFAYEAEIEPRPEVGEVEAHWHDEKAGKRKAKTHKTGRDGPLHMLPHPFRSEDEAKAAAESQAYEMGNDTAGGHFDCPGLPRAHAEAQVTVSGFGKPLDGSWKAETVEKTWDARGGFMTTVTVKAGDDQKGKKG is encoded by the coding sequence ATGCGCCGCCGCCCTGTCCTGCAAATCGTCAACGGCTCCGGCAAGAATATCCTGCCCGGCCTCGCCGGCCTGTGGATCTCGGCGCGCGTGACCGAACAGGCGGGCGGCGAGAGCGACACGGCCGAGATCGTGATGGTGGGGCCGCCCGGCCGGTTCGGCCTGCCGGGGCGCGGCGACGAATTCACGATCCTCGGCGGCTGGGAGGACGAAGGCCCGGTCGAGCAGGGCCGTTTCACGGTCCAGAAGATCGTCTGCGCCGGCGACGCCGAGTCGGGCGACACGATCACGATTCAGCTGCGCGCCGCCGACTATGTCGACAAGCTGAAGGCGCACGCCTCGAAGCACTATGACGACAAGACCTATGGCGACATCGTCGAGGACATCGCCAAGAAGGTCGGGCTGAAGGCGCAGGTCGACCAGGACGTGGCAAAGGTCAAAATCCCCTACTGGCTGCGCTGGCGGCAGTCGCACATCGACTGCCTCACCGAGCTGTCCGAGCATGTGGGGGCGATCTGCAAGCCCGCGGGCGGCAAGCTCATCGCCGTCAAGCGCGGCTCGGGCAAGAGCGCCTCCGGCAAGGAGCTGACGCCGATCACGATCCGCCGCGCGGAGTGCTTCGCCTATGAGGCGGAGATCGAGCCCCGGCCCGAGGTCGGCGAGGTGGAGGCCCACTGGCACGACGAGAAGGCCGGCAAGCGCAAGGCCAAGACCCACAAGACCGGCCGCGACGGCCCGCTGCACATGCTGCCGCATCCGTTCCGCAGCGAGGACGAGGCCAAGGCGGCCGCCGAGTCGCAGGCCTATGAGATGGGCAATGACACGGCCGGCGGGCATTTCGACTGCCCCGGCCTGCCCCGCGCCCACGCCGAGGCGCAGGTGACGGTCTCGGGCTTCGGCAAGCCGCTCGACGGGAGCTGGAAGGCAGAGACGGTCGAAAAGACATGGGACGCCCGCGGCGGCTTCATGACCACCGTGACCGTGAAGGCGGGCGACGATCAGAAGGGGAAGAAGGGATGA
- a CDS encoding tail protein X: protein MITEPLRLDILAAETMGKAGDGAFEALLNANPGLADGGPYLQAPREVEIPAPPAPPAVPTVNPWE from the coding sequence ATGATCACCGAGCCGCTGCGGCTCGACATTCTGGCCGCCGAGACGATGGGCAAGGCCGGCGACGGGGCTTTCGAAGCCCTTTTGAACGCCAATCCGGGGCTCGCCGACGGCGGCCCCTATCTGCAGGCGCCGCGCGAGGTTGAAATCCCCGCGCCGCCCGCGCCGCCGGCGGTCCCGACCGTCAACCCGTGGGAGTGA
- a CDS encoding phage tail protein, with protein MSQPLALIGAATCEVIGISPMGFAETMEANWARHMVFDSEPYYQPVGGGEHRETLHLACRPHVMGGLDNYRALQRACRERRPVPFIRMSGLVGGYQGLVAVETVSKEEQRIAPDGMGWRWEFTVELLYVGETAGGVF; from the coding sequence ATGTCGCAGCCCCTCGCCCTCATCGGAGCAGCGACCTGCGAGGTCATCGGGATAAGCCCGATGGGCTTCGCGGAGACCATGGAGGCCAATTGGGCGCGGCACATGGTCTTCGACAGCGAGCCCTATTACCAGCCGGTCGGCGGCGGCGAGCACCGCGAGACGCTGCATCTCGCCTGCCGGCCGCATGTGATGGGCGGGCTCGACAATTACCGCGCCCTGCAGCGCGCCTGCCGCGAGCGCCGGCCCGTCCCCTTCATCCGCATGAGCGGCCTCGTCGGCGGCTATCAGGGCCTCGTCGCGGTCGAGACGGTCTCCAAGGAGGAGCAGCGCATCGCCCCCGACGGCATGGGCTGGCGATGGGAGTTCACGGTCGAGCTGCTCTATGTGGGCGAGACGGCGGGAGGCGTGTTTTGA
- a CDS encoding phage tail tape measure protein, protein MADLDVAVRLKFLTQGQDQLKGAARALNDFGKASAKLSGSASGRFSGSLTRAWTASAKLGGALDKSASAAARTAGALNRIGAEARDIDRTRAAVDRLAKSTTAADRRLRDARGRFAGGGEGLGAGAAVAAGAAGGATARRRRAMKEGLAEAASRLSPEGYLIGAGGAVIAGAAIGATAATGLGAAALATREAISRNKAFAEIQKKVNLDAGQSWEDLDRKVAKVSTSIGMSYEQAAAIFAQGGQGNVATKDLEGFAMLGAKVATAWDIGAKEAAQMLTEVKGQTRWNNRELETFADKVNFLGDISAAAEKDIGVMWQRASAGAKAAGVTYDDAMVAMTALRGVGMQDEVAARFFGQFSSKLRRASTLSKDAQAAFKELGLSAEGVEQGMQANALQTMVDLLDRLGKAKNPVKIANDIGGGEWFDEILRMKEALPELIRLRDALAKGGFDGSIQKAMDIDLGTTEAKLNRLKQALLDIAAQAAKPIVLPWLDSVSDKWAAAANRWREATQRSAATRAMATPVGESVSAYETRLRLNRAPAPKPMFQQIEGASPHIDVKQIDTAVADGVAKANSLYDALQKLSTTVTPGVNIGPASAAMDALVAKAQATGAAVRAALSSFGAPGAAIRVGPSLTGGRGAGGSTGGGAPAAPAATTPGKQARAGGRGGVQIAQAHFHGVRDARSMYRQLAALEARRIRSSRDAALHDLA, encoded by the coding sequence ATGGCTGATCTCGACGTCGCGGTAAGGCTCAAATTCCTCACGCAAGGGCAGGATCAGCTCAAGGGCGCGGCGCGCGCCCTCAATGATTTCGGCAAGGCGAGCGCAAAGCTCTCGGGCTCCGCCTCCGGCCGCTTCTCCGGTTCGCTGACCAGGGCGTGGACGGCCTCCGCAAAGCTCGGCGGGGCGCTGGACAAGAGCGCCTCCGCCGCCGCGCGCACGGCCGGGGCGCTCAACCGCATCGGCGCGGAGGCGCGCGACATCGACCGCACGCGGGCCGCCGTGGACCGGCTGGCGAAATCGACGACGGCGGCCGACCGCAGGCTGCGCGACGCGCGCGGTCGCTTCGCCGGCGGCGGCGAGGGCCTCGGCGCGGGCGCGGCTGTCGCGGCCGGGGCCGCCGGCGGCGCGACGGCGCGGCGGCGCCGGGCGATGAAGGAGGGGCTCGCCGAAGCGGCATCGCGCCTCTCCCCCGAGGGCTATCTCATCGGCGCGGGCGGCGCGGTGATCGCCGGGGCGGCCATCGGCGCGACGGCGGCGACGGGGCTCGGCGCGGCGGCGCTGGCGACGCGCGAGGCCATCTCGCGCAACAAGGCCTTCGCGGAAATCCAGAAGAAGGTGAACCTCGACGCCGGCCAGAGCTGGGAAGACCTCGACCGCAAGGTCGCCAAGGTCTCGACCTCGATCGGCATGAGCTATGAGCAGGCGGCGGCGATCTTCGCCCAGGGCGGGCAGGGAAACGTCGCGACCAAGGACCTCGAAGGCTTCGCCATGCTCGGCGCGAAGGTCGCCACCGCATGGGACATCGGCGCGAAGGAAGCCGCGCAGATGCTGACCGAGGTGAAGGGCCAGACGCGATGGAACAATCGCGAGCTGGAGACCTTCGCCGACAAGGTGAATTTTCTGGGCGACATTTCGGCGGCGGCCGAAAAGGACATCGGGGTGATGTGGCAGCGCGCCTCGGCGGGCGCAAAGGCCGCGGGCGTCACCTATGACGACGCCATGGTGGCGATGACCGCGCTGCGCGGCGTCGGCATGCAGGACGAGGTGGCGGCGCGCTTCTTCGGCCAGTTTTCCTCGAAGCTGCGCCGCGCCTCCACGCTCTCCAAGGACGCGCAGGCGGCCTTCAAGGAGCTTGGGCTCTCCGCCGAAGGCGTCGAGCAGGGCATGCAGGCCAATGCGCTGCAAACCATGGTCGATCTGCTGGACCGGCTCGGCAAGGCCAAAAACCCGGTCAAGATCGCCAACGACATCGGCGGCGGCGAATGGTTCGACGAAATCCTGCGCATGAAGGAGGCGCTGCCCGAACTCATCCGCCTGCGCGACGCGCTGGCCAAGGGCGGCTTCGACGGCTCGATCCAGAAGGCCATGGACATCGACCTCGGCACCACCGAGGCGAAGCTCAACAGGCTGAAGCAGGCGCTGCTCGACATTGCGGCGCAGGCGGCCAAGCCGATCGTGCTGCCGTGGCTCGACAGCGTCTCCGACAAATGGGCGGCCGCCGCCAACCGCTGGCGCGAGGCCACGCAGCGCTCGGCCGCGACGCGGGCCATGGCGACGCCCGTGGGCGAGTCGGTTTCGGCCTATGAGACGCGGCTGCGGCTCAACCGGGCTCCCGCGCCGAAGCCCATGTTCCAGCAGATCGAGGGCGCGTCGCCGCATATCGACGTGAAGCAGATCGACACGGCCGTCGCCGACGGCGTGGCCAAGGCGAACAGCCTCTATGACGCCCTGCAGAAGCTCTCGACGACAGTGACGCCCGGCGTGAACATCGGCCCGGCCTCGGCCGCGATGGACGCGCTCGTCGCCAAGGCGCAGGCGACCGGGGCGGCGGTGCGGGCGGCTCTTTCGAGTTTCGGCGCGCCGGGCGCGGCCATCCGCGTCGGCCCCTCGCTCACCGGCGGGCGGGGCGCCGGCGGCTCGACGGGCGGGGGCGCTCCGGCGGCTCCGGCCGCGACGACGCCGGGCAAGCAGGCCCGCGCCGGCGGGCGCGGCGGCGTGCAGATCGCGCAGGCGCATTTCCACGGCGTGCGCGACGCCCGCTCCATGTATCGCCAGCTCGCCGCGCTGGAGGCCCGCCGCATCCGCTCGTCGCGCGACGCCGCGTTGCATGATCTGGCCTGA
- a CDS encoding phage tail assembly protein yields MSPRSNSLEGAPKADFSAFPLPPEGTEGEAPGAPARADAPEEAAALDFLDPAAMSATVDLAFPFRLDGREVRMVTIRRLSFGEALRLSERAQAAGRAVTNMDFFAAMTGLPAAVIRGMEAGDADRLTDACLPFLPRAGEDSAST; encoded by the coding sequence TTGAGCCCGCGTTCAAACTCTCTTGAAGGCGCCCCGAAAGCCGATTTTTCGGCCTTCCCGCTCCCGCCCGAGGGAACGGAGGGCGAGGCGCCCGGCGCGCCCGCCCGCGCCGACGCCCCGGAGGAGGCGGCCGCGCTCGACTTCCTCGACCCCGCCGCCATGAGCGCGACGGTCGACCTCGCCTTCCCCTTCCGTCTCGACGGGCGCGAGGTCCGCATGGTGACGATCCGCCGCCTCTCCTTCGGCGAGGCGCTGCGCCTGTCGGAGCGGGCGCAGGCCGCGGGGCGCGCCGTGACCAACATGGACTTCTTCGCCGCCATGACCGGCCTGCCGGCGGCGGTGATCCGCGGCATGGAGGCCGGCGACGCCGACAGGCTGACGGACGCCTGCCTCCCTTTCTTGCCCCGCGCCGGGGAGGACAGCGCCTCCACATAG